One part of the Phacochoerus africanus isolate WHEZ1 chromosome 7, ROS_Pafr_v1, whole genome shotgun sequence genome encodes these proteins:
- the MAGOHB gene encoding protein mago nashi homolog 2: MSMASDFYLRYYVGHKGKFGHEFLEFEFRPDGKLRYANNSNYKNDVMIRKEAYVHKSVMEELKRIIDDSEITKEDDALWPPPDRVGRQELEIVIGDEHISFTTSKIGSLIDVNQSKDPEGLRVFYYLVQDLKCLVFSLIGLHFKIKPI; this comes from the exons ATGTCTATGGCCAGCGATTTCTACCTGCGCTACTACGTAGGACACAAGGGCAAGTTTGGACACGAGTTTCTGGAGTTCGAGTTTCGGCCGGACG GAAAACTTAGATACGCCAACAACAGCAATTATAAAAATGATGTCATGATCAGAAAGGAG GCTTATGTACACAAGAGTGTAATGGAAGAACTGAAGAGAATTATTGACGACAGTGAAATTACAAAGGAAGATGATGCTTTGTGGCCTCCTCCTGACAGGGTTGGTCGgcag gagcTTGAAATCGTGATTGGAGATGAACACATTTCTTTCACCACATCAAAAATAGGTTCTCTTATTGATGTTAATCAGTCAAA ggatCCTGAAGGCCTTCGAGTATTTTATTACTTGGTACAGGACCTGAAATGTTTAGTTTTTAGTCTTATTGGATTACATTTCAAGATTAAACCAATCTAA